Proteins encoded within one genomic window of Actinoplanes octamycinicus:
- a CDS encoding MFS transporter: protein MVRRGLALFSTLVVMVVASIAWAVAAPSGAIAAPAKAPGEACSVEEWKANVDECLNRLTKAIGDKATCEKAPIPSTPDSGLAGWFAEKPEASAKTGRTGMYSQYGYAGYNFPNYDQEGGCAAAFTEADSRAESAIANGEFMFATSVIGASNALRERAWDPKSLWGWADTLVDQATQAVYEKVFKVFGVITLAIVGLYLIWRSRQADMGAATTTAGWAILVMVGVTAIAAWPVRSANLADQSLVTSLSVIHGALDPQPKSNPANACKLGEPDACVDNRPPAVRASDTVTETMLYRNWLRGILGSADSETAQKYGYALYRAHAFQWEEVEDIRANPQTRNAAIERKKAQWKVISAQINIEDPEAYDYLQGKNGTERIGSGFIAALAALMFAMFDLTASILVLLGFLVFRWAVIAAPILGTIGLLRPAGSGIRRLGNAVVAAIFNIAIFGTGAAIYLFAVDLIMNTATLPGWLQVVLVWLCGVVGWLLLRPYRRITQLGGKDGTAAIVSAGSWHRRFFRDMREAAKLEVAEGGGTREPVIGKDGRVVLVEQRNMRPEARLEDPAHATSPRAEVTSSPTGDQSQPAPSARPDGKEIARSDKPAIETATRPAPTRTRRGSEWTEPDVAERPTSYAIYRPETGVTTEEPATPRVRSEAR from the coding sequence ATGGTGCGGCGAGGGTTGGCGCTGTTCTCCACCTTGGTCGTGATGGTGGTGGCGTCGATCGCTTGGGCGGTGGCCGCCCCCTCGGGAGCGATTGCAGCGCCAGCCAAGGCCCCCGGCGAGGCGTGCAGCGTAGAGGAATGGAAGGCCAACGTTGACGAGTGCCTCAACCGCCTTACTAAAGCCATCGGCGACAAAGCAACCTGCGAAAAGGCCCCCATCCCCAGCACACCGGATTCCGGCCTAGCCGGGTGGTTCGCAGAGAAGCCGGAGGCGTCGGCTAAGACAGGCCGCACAGGCATGTACAGCCAATACGGATACGCCGGCTACAACTTCCCCAATTACGACCAAGAAGGTGGATGCGCCGCTGCCTTCACTGAAGCCGACTCGCGAGCCGAATCAGCTATCGCGAACGGTGAATTCATGTTCGCAACGTCAGTTATCGGAGCGTCGAATGCACTCCGAGAGCGCGCATGGGATCCAAAATCACTCTGGGGATGGGCCGACACATTAGTTGACCAGGCAACCCAAGCAGTCTACGAGAAGGTATTCAAGGTATTCGGCGTAATCACTCTTGCGATTGTTGGCCTCTACCTAATATGGCGGTCTCGCCAGGCCGATATGGGAGCAGCAACGACCACCGCTGGCTGGGCCATCTTGGTCATGGTTGGCGTTACGGCAATTGCCGCTTGGCCTGTCCGTTCGGCCAACTTAGCTGACCAGAGCCTGGTTACTTCACTAAGCGTCATCCACGGCGCACTAGACCCACAGCCTAAAAGCAACCCGGCCAACGCCTGCAAACTAGGCGAGCCGGATGCATGTGTGGATAATCGGCCACCGGCAGTCCGCGCAAGCGACACAGTGACCGAGACCATGCTATACCGAAATTGGCTGCGAGGCATTCTCGGATCGGCAGACAGCGAAACCGCCCAGAAATATGGCTATGCGCTCTACAGAGCCCACGCTTTCCAGTGGGAAGAGGTAGAGGACATTCGGGCAAACCCTCAAACGCGGAACGCTGCAATTGAGCGCAAGAAGGCTCAGTGGAAGGTAATCTCCGCGCAGATTAATATCGAGGATCCGGAAGCCTATGATTACCTTCAAGGCAAGAACGGGACAGAGCGGATCGGCTCTGGGTTTATTGCAGCTCTTGCCGCACTGATGTTCGCAATGTTCGACCTCACGGCATCGATTCTTGTGTTGCTAGGGTTTCTCGTATTCCGCTGGGCAGTCATTGCGGCCCCCATCCTCGGCACAATCGGACTTCTGCGGCCTGCAGGCTCGGGAATCCGCCGACTGGGAAATGCCGTCGTTGCCGCGATCTTCAATATCGCAATTTTCGGCACTGGCGCCGCCATCTATCTTTTCGCGGTCGATCTGATCATGAACACGGCAACATTACCAGGATGGCTGCAAGTAGTTCTGGTATGGCTATGCGGTGTTGTCGGCTGGCTCCTCCTCCGGCCATATCGCCGAATCACTCAACTCGGCGGCAAGGACGGCACCGCAGCAATCGTCTCCGCTGGCTCTTGGCACCGTCGCTTCTTCCGCGACATGCGTGAGGCCGCAAAGCTTGAAGTAGCTGAGGGGGGAGGAACTCGCGAGCCAGTGATCGGCAAGGACGGGCGTGTGGTCCTCGTCGAACAACGAAATATGCGTCCAGAAGCTAGGCTTGAGGACCCAGCGCACGCAACTTCTCCTCGCGCCGAAGTGACCAGTTCTCCGACTGGCGATCAATCTCAGCCGGCGCCTTCAGCACGTCCGGATGGCAAAGAAATCGCGAGAAGCGATAAGCCTGCTATAGAGACGGCCACTCGGCCCGCGCCAACTCGGACACGGCGTGGCTCCGAATGGACCGAGCCCGACGTGGCCGAGCGTCCAACGTCATATGCGATCTATCGGCCAGAGACGGGCGTCACCACGGAGGAACCGGCGACGCCGCGGGTGCGCTCCGAGGCAAGGTGA
- a CDS encoding M23 family metallopeptidase: MTLRRPRKVVLLIALVTTLALLCCGGTVTVILFSGLNDKDEQADLSAAAFGCGEGGPIDPNAKLPNIDDYGAQQVRNAAIIINTGAKMKLPPRAWVIAVATAMQESRLVNLGDLGARNDHDSLGLFQQRPSSGWGTPAQVRDPVYASTKFYEKLKKIPGWDKKALTRAAQAVQISAYPDAYAKHEQAATQMVNKLAHGAANAVGNSVSMVCAAGGQIAASGWTDPVHAEVGSAFRSPERPNHQGVDLIASRYTPIVAAASGIVSMVKCDEDFRGRKTCNVDGYPGKGGCGWMVEIQHAGNVMTRYCHMVQRPFVQKNQKVEAGQVLGKVGTSGNSSGPHLHFEVHLNNDRSSSGAINPVSFMQQHGAPLGDAG; this comes from the coding sequence ATGACTCTCCGGCGGCCCCGCAAGGTTGTGCTCCTGATAGCCCTGGTGACAACGCTGGCGCTGTTGTGCTGTGGCGGCACTGTCACGGTGATTCTGTTCAGCGGGCTCAACGACAAGGACGAACAGGCCGACCTGAGTGCAGCTGCCTTCGGGTGTGGCGAGGGCGGGCCGATCGATCCGAACGCCAAGCTGCCCAACATCGATGACTACGGCGCTCAACAGGTTCGCAATGCGGCCATCATCATCAACACCGGCGCGAAGATGAAGCTGCCACCGCGTGCTTGGGTGATCGCGGTAGCCACCGCCATGCAGGAGTCCCGGCTGGTCAACCTAGGCGACCTTGGCGCTCGGAACGACCACGACTCACTCGGCCTGTTCCAGCAGCGGCCCAGTTCCGGTTGGGGTACGCCGGCACAGGTACGAGACCCGGTCTATGCAAGCACGAAGTTCTACGAGAAGCTCAAGAAGATCCCGGGCTGGGACAAGAAGGCACTGACCCGTGCGGCCCAGGCTGTGCAGATCAGCGCATATCCGGATGCCTACGCCAAGCACGAGCAGGCGGCCACTCAGATGGTCAACAAGCTCGCTCACGGGGCAGCGAACGCTGTCGGGAACTCGGTCTCGATGGTCTGCGCTGCGGGTGGACAGATCGCCGCGTCCGGGTGGACTGATCCGGTGCACGCGGAGGTCGGTTCCGCATTCCGTAGTCCGGAACGACCCAACCACCAGGGCGTCGACCTGATCGCTTCCCGGTACACGCCGATCGTGGCCGCGGCCAGTGGCATCGTGTCGATGGTCAAGTGCGACGAAGACTTCAGGGGTAGGAAGACCTGCAACGTCGATGGCTATCCGGGCAAGGGTGGCTGTGGGTGGATGGTCGAGATCCAGCACGCCGGCAATGTGATGACCCGGTACTGTCACATGGTGCAGCGGCCCTTCGTTCAAAAGAATCAGAAGGTGGAAGCCGGCCAAGTTCTCGGCAAGGTCGGCACCAGCGGGAACTCATCCGGCCCGCACCTTCATTTCGAAGTTCACTTGAACAACGACCGTTCAAGTTCCGGAGCAATCAATCCTGTTTCGTTCATGCAGCAGCACGGCGCACCCCTGGGCGACGCAGGATGA
- a CDS encoding Rv0361 family membrane protein, producing the protein MIGPRPAVLSPLRRISVVGMQPHTPEPHPGPTSPAIPAAPPDTPGPAISPPSTGPSVLPVRSGRFRSRRTRLWLALGAGILAVLCLGGVGVIVSLYDNATKIERTDPSVVIFNFLGAYLTDRNDQEAALYTCKEGLDISRLASFRDEVESVEKKYSIQVVITWQDLDVKTSGDRATATAEIVRTISDGSERTFKPWVFELVDSGGWRVCSASAAS; encoded by the coding sequence ATGATTGGCCCTCGCCCTGCAGTGTTGAGCCCTCTGAGACGAATTAGTGTCGTAGGTATGCAGCCGCACACCCCCGAACCACACCCCGGCCCCACATCGCCGGCAATCCCCGCGGCTCCACCCGACACCCCCGGCCCGGCCATCTCCCCTCCGAGCACCGGCCCGTCTGTGTTGCCTGTGCGGAGTGGCCGCTTCAGGAGCCGCCGCACACGGTTGTGGCTGGCCTTAGGGGCCGGAATTTTGGCCGTTCTATGCCTAGGCGGCGTCGGGGTTATCGTCTCCCTCTACGACAATGCCACCAAGATTGAACGCACTGACCCGAGTGTTGTAATTTTCAATTTCCTGGGAGCGTACCTAACTGATCGAAATGACCAAGAGGCTGCGCTTTACACCTGCAAGGAGGGGCTCGATATTAGTCGGCTCGCCTCATTTCGAGACGAAGTAGAAAGCGTTGAGAAGAAGTACTCGATACAAGTTGTTATTACCTGGCAAGACCTAGATGTAAAGACTTCAGGGGACCGTGCTACTGCGACTGCTGAGATAGTTCGCACGATATCTGATGGTTCTGAGAGAACCTTCAAGCCATGGGTGTTCGAGTTGGTTGATAGCGGTGGTTGGAGAGTCTGTTCAGCCAGTGCGGCCTCATAG
- a CDS encoding FtsK/SpoIIIE domain-containing protein — MTAVADSALRVRQAAALHRQAVATADAAAAALEAYAPSVADPREQHRLAEQLRVAAAQVAPGWLGAPLDALTPKAPLGGGQPPQFVRLGVAQPLDDVRFPAIVPLLGTGHLTVDASATDPRVFGLLRALLLRLFAAAPAGSLLVRAVDGVGGGAVFQPFEELADAGLMSPPATDRHGLRDVLSEAEKWLRPARGEKSGGRRRRDRVLLVVIASLPELTEGEELRRIAALAQQGPDSGLHLIVAGWPPPPLTAETTQAPLPRTTAVSVRNPFAVVGDPPGGSFGATPDTPWLNAPVFLDEEPPPHLIDAVCQELAAHTAAASRVTLADLLPEPTEELWSADASGGVETVVGHHGDVPLILRFNDLTPHWMVGGRSGAGKTAFLINVLYGLGARYSPDELSLYLLDFKEGVSFAEFVPTQRDRTWLPHARAVGVESDREYGLAVLRELDAEMGRRSMAYKRAGVSRFADLRAVAAEEGRGRPLPRVLCVIDEFQVLLAGNDPTAAEAVGLLESLARKGRSYGIHLVLASQTVLGVEALYAKRDSIFGQFPVRIALPGGGDVLEPTNDSAAGLPLGSAVVNTAGGLGGPRGATRGHERVVRFPDPHADQELLSDLRHKLWGARDPESIPPRIFAGYAHQHLADDPSYRAALAGRAGRPTALVGRIIDVSLSTATFPLDSSPGRHLAILGSQAAGSEVLDAAARSVAACHAPRTARFVIASLVAEGDALAAALAAEISHRQEVVVVDAAGLAAELAADQPGYRVVFGMDAAPPGSLSGLRQLLREGPSRGAHLLSWWRGVRRFGEETGGSMGREDVAGLLFLNVPQSDVTLLLGRPVDWQPRPNRALLHDRHTDRTVTVVPFVRPEGANP; from the coding sequence GTGACGGCAGTGGCGGATTCGGCTCTGCGGGTCCGGCAGGCCGCTGCCCTGCACCGGCAAGCGGTGGCGACGGCGGACGCGGCCGCCGCCGCGCTGGAGGCGTATGCGCCCAGCGTTGCCGATCCGCGGGAGCAGCATCGGCTGGCCGAGCAGTTGCGGGTCGCGGCGGCGCAGGTGGCGCCCGGGTGGCTCGGGGCTCCGCTGGACGCTTTGACGCCCAAGGCCCCGCTCGGCGGTGGGCAGCCTCCGCAGTTTGTCCGGCTCGGGGTGGCGCAGCCGCTCGACGACGTGCGGTTCCCGGCGATCGTGCCGCTGCTCGGGACCGGGCACCTCACCGTCGACGCCAGTGCCACCGATCCTCGGGTATTCGGCCTGCTCAGGGCGCTGCTGCTGCGGCTGTTCGCGGCGGCGCCGGCCGGGTCGCTGCTGGTCCGGGCGGTGGACGGGGTCGGTGGTGGCGCGGTCTTCCAGCCGTTCGAGGAGCTGGCCGACGCCGGGCTGATGTCCCCGCCGGCCACCGACCGCCACGGGCTGCGCGACGTGCTGTCCGAGGCGGAGAAGTGGCTCAGGCCCGCGCGCGGCGAGAAGAGCGGCGGCAGACGACGGCGGGACCGGGTGCTGCTGGTGGTGATCGCCAGCCTGCCCGAGCTGACCGAGGGCGAGGAGCTGCGCCGGATCGCCGCGCTGGCCCAGCAGGGGCCGGATTCCGGGCTGCACCTGATCGTGGCCGGCTGGCCGCCGCCGCCGTTGACCGCGGAGACCACGCAGGCTCCGCTGCCGCGCACCACGGCCGTCTCGGTGCGTAACCCGTTCGCGGTGGTCGGTGACCCGCCCGGGGGATCTTTCGGCGCCACCCCGGACACCCCGTGGCTGAACGCGCCGGTCTTCCTGGACGAGGAGCCGCCGCCACACCTGATCGACGCGGTCTGCCAGGAGCTGGCCGCGCACACCGCCGCGGCGTCCCGGGTGACGCTGGCCGATCTGCTGCCGGAGCCGACCGAGGAGCTGTGGTCGGCGGACGCGTCGGGCGGGGTGGAGACCGTCGTCGGCCATCACGGAGACGTACCGTTAATTCTTCGTTTCAATGATCTGACCCCGCACTGGATGGTCGGCGGGCGGTCCGGGGCCGGCAAGACCGCCTTCCTGATCAACGTGCTCTATGGGCTGGGTGCCCGCTACTCCCCCGACGAGCTGTCGCTCTACCTGCTCGATTTCAAGGAGGGCGTGTCCTTCGCCGAGTTTGTGCCGACCCAGCGGGACCGGACCTGGCTGCCGCACGCCCGAGCCGTCGGCGTCGAGTCCGACCGGGAGTACGGGCTGGCCGTCCTCCGCGAGCTGGACGCCGAGATGGGCCGCCGCTCGATGGCCTACAAGCGGGCCGGCGTGTCCCGCTTCGCCGACCTGCGCGCGGTGGCGGCAGAGGAGGGCCGGGGCCGCCCGCTGCCCCGGGTTCTGTGCGTCATCGACGAGTTCCAGGTGCTGCTGGCCGGCAACGACCCGACCGCCGCCGAGGCGGTGGGCCTGCTCGAGTCGCTCGCCCGCAAGGGCCGGTCGTACGGGATTCATCTGGTCCTGGCGAGTCAGACGGTGCTGGGCGTCGAGGCGCTCTACGCCAAACGCGATTCGATCTTCGGACAGTTCCCGGTGCGGATCGCGCTGCCGGGCGGCGGTGACGTGCTGGAGCCGACCAACGACTCGGCGGCCGGCCTGCCGCTGGGCAGCGCGGTGGTGAACACGGCCGGCGGTTTGGGCGGCCCGCGCGGCGCCACCCGCGGCCACGAGCGGGTGGTCCGCTTCCCCGACCCGCACGCCGACCAGGAGCTGCTCAGCGACCTGCGGCACAAGCTGTGGGGCGCCCGCGACCCGGAGTCGATCCCGCCGCGGATCTTCGCCGGTTACGCGCACCAGCATCTGGCCGACGACCCGTCCTACCGGGCCGCGCTGGCCGGTCGCGCCGGCCGGCCGACCGCGCTGGTCGGCCGGATCATCGACGTGAGCCTGTCCACCGCGACCTTCCCGCTGGATTCCTCGCCGGGGCGGCACCTGGCGATCCTGGGCTCGCAGGCGGCCGGTTCCGAGGTGCTGGACGCGGCGGCCCGCAGCGTGGCGGCCTGCCACGCGCCGCGGACCGCCCGGTTCGTGATCGCCTCGCTGGTCGCCGAGGGGGACGCGCTGGCCGCCGCGCTGGCCGCGGAGATCAGCCACCGGCAGGAGGTGGTCGTGGTGGACGCCGCCGGGCTCGCCGCCGAGCTGGCCGCCGACCAGCCGGGCTACCGCGTGGTGTTCGGCATGGACGCCGCCCCGCCGGGCAGCCTGAGCGGGCTGCGTCAGCTGTTGCGCGAGGGGCCGAGCCGGGGCGCGCACCTGCTGTCCTGGTGGCGCGGGGTGCGCCGGTTCGGCGAGGAGACCGGCGGCAGCATGGGCCGGGAGGACGTGGCCGGCCTGCTCTTCCTGAACGTTCCGCAGTCGGATGTCACGCTGCTGCTGGGCCGCCCGGTCGACTGGCAGCCCCGGCCGAACCGGGCGCTGCTGCACGACCGGCACACCGACCGCACCGTGACGGTGGTCCCCTTCGTCCGGCCGGAGGGCGCGAACCCATGA
- the folE gene encoding GTP cyclohydrolase I FolE, whose product MINTRDELDYLAARLVDGKLTGTPVEQAVDLGRIEKAVREILIAIGEDPDRDGLARTPARVARAYAELFAGLRVDPATVLTTTFEADHEELVLVRDIEVQSMCEHHLLPFKGVAHIGYVPGTDGRITGLSKLARLVEVYARRPQVQERLTSQIADLLMKQLGARGVIVVLECEHLCMEMRGIRKVGARTVTSAVRGAFQTDGKVRAEAMALINAR is encoded by the coding sequence CTGATCAACACGCGAGACGAACTCGACTACCTCGCCGCCCGGCTGGTCGACGGCAAGCTCACGGGTACACCCGTCGAGCAGGCCGTCGACCTCGGGCGGATCGAGAAAGCGGTCCGGGAGATCCTCATCGCGATCGGTGAGGACCCGGACCGGGACGGCCTGGCGCGGACCCCCGCCCGGGTCGCCCGTGCCTATGCGGAGCTGTTCGCCGGCCTCCGGGTGGACCCGGCGACCGTGCTCACCACCACCTTCGAGGCGGACCACGAGGAGCTCGTGCTGGTCCGCGACATCGAGGTGCAGAGCATGTGCGAGCACCACCTGCTGCCGTTCAAGGGCGTCGCGCACATCGGCTACGTCCCGGGCACCGACGGCCGGATCACCGGCCTGTCCAAGCTGGCCCGCCTGGTCGAGGTCTACGCCCGCCGCCCGCAGGTCCAGGAGCGGCTCACCTCGCAGATCGCCGACCTGCTGATGAAGCAGCTGGGCGCGCGCGGCGTGATAGTGGTCCTGGAGTGCGAGCACCTGTGCATGGAGATGCGCGGGATCCGCAAGGTCGGCGCCCGCACCGTGACGTCAGCGGTCCGTGGCGCCTTCCAAACCGACGGCAAAGTCCGAGCCGAAGCGATGGCTCTCATAAACGCGCGGTAG
- the ftsH gene encoding ATP-dependent zinc metalloprotease FtsH produces the protein MERTRFFRRPVVWIILVIIGVVALSSIFTSGPSYQRVDTSVALERLNQPGIEKVVQKDKEQTLQIDLKDAEQFNGKSTDKIETQYPYEVTSDVWDDVLAAKAAGRITGTINSTVSGDNILLSLLINLLPIAILVVLLLLFMSQMQGGGSRVLNFGKSKAKMITKDTPKTTFADVAGADEAVEELQEIKDFLQNPAKYQALGAKIPKGVLLFGQPGTGKTLLARAVAGEAGVPFYSISGSDFVEMFVGVGASRVRDLFEQAKSNAPAIVFVDEIDAVGRHRGAGMGGGHDEREQTLNQLLVEMDGFDTKGGVILIAATNRPDILDPALLRPGRFDRQIPVDNPDMEGRKAILRVHAKGKPFTPDVDLDSVARRTPGFSGADLANVINEAALLTARNEKRAISNDFLEEAIDRVIAGPERRTRAMSDNEKKITAYHEGGHALVAYALPHSAPVHKVTILPRGRSLGHTLVLPTEDKYTQTRAEMIDTLAYALGGRAAEELVFHEPTTGAGNDIEKATGLARAMVTQYGMSSKLGAVKYGTSNDEPFLGRNMGHERDYSDAVAADIDAEVRALIELAHDEAWEILVEYRDVLDSMVLELIEKETITREDMDRICARVAKRPPMSPFNGFGKRLPSEAPPVLTPAERDKLKAQAESDGQLAVGPNANGAAEGSN, from the coding sequence ATGGAACGTACGCGTTTCTTCCGCCGCCCGGTGGTCTGGATCATTCTGGTGATCATCGGCGTAGTCGCGCTGAGCTCGATCTTCACCAGTGGTCCGAGCTACCAGCGAGTTGATACTTCGGTCGCGCTTGAGCGTCTGAACCAGCCCGGCATCGAGAAGGTCGTCCAGAAGGACAAGGAGCAGACGCTCCAGATCGATCTCAAGGACGCCGAGCAGTTCAACGGCAAGTCCACGGACAAGATCGAAACCCAATATCCGTACGAGGTCACCAGCGATGTCTGGGATGACGTCCTGGCGGCCAAGGCGGCCGGCCGGATCACCGGGACGATCAACAGCACCGTCTCCGGCGACAACATCCTCCTCAGCCTGCTGATCAACCTGCTGCCGATCGCCATTCTGGTGGTCCTGCTGCTGCTGTTCATGTCGCAGATGCAGGGTGGCGGCTCGCGGGTGCTGAACTTCGGCAAGTCCAAGGCGAAGATGATCACCAAGGACACGCCGAAGACGACGTTCGCCGACGTGGCGGGCGCCGACGAGGCGGTCGAGGAGCTCCAGGAGATCAAGGACTTCCTGCAGAACCCGGCGAAGTACCAGGCCCTGGGCGCCAAGATCCCGAAGGGCGTGCTGCTCTTCGGCCAGCCCGGTACCGGTAAGACGCTGCTGGCCCGCGCGGTGGCCGGCGAGGCCGGGGTGCCGTTCTACTCCATCTCCGGCTCGGACTTCGTGGAGATGTTCGTCGGTGTCGGCGCCAGCCGGGTCCGCGACCTCTTCGAGCAGGCCAAGTCGAACGCGCCGGCGATCGTCTTCGTGGACGAGATCGACGCGGTCGGCCGGCACCGTGGCGCCGGCATGGGTGGCGGTCACGACGAGCGCGAGCAGACGCTCAACCAGCTGCTCGTCGAGATGGACGGCTTCGACACCAAGGGCGGCGTGATCCTGATCGCGGCCACCAACCGGCCGGACATCCTCGACCCGGCGCTGCTGCGCCCGGGCCGGTTCGACCGGCAGATCCCGGTGGACAACCCGGACATGGAGGGCCGCAAGGCGATCCTGCGGGTGCACGCCAAGGGCAAGCCGTTCACGCCGGACGTCGACCTCGACTCGGTGGCCCGTCGCACGCCCGGTTTCTCCGGCGCCGACCTGGCCAACGTGATCAACGAGGCCGCCCTGCTGACCGCGCGCAACGAGAAGCGGGCCATCTCGAACGACTTCCTCGAGGAGGCGATCGACCGGGTCATCGCCGGCCCCGAGCGCCGCACCCGGGCGATGAGCGACAACGAGAAGAAGATCACCGCGTACCACGAGGGTGGGCACGCGCTGGTCGCCTACGCGCTGCCGCACTCCGCGCCGGTGCACAAGGTGACGATCCTGCCGCGCGGCCGGTCGCTGGGTCACACCCTGGTCCTGCCGACCGAGGACAAGTACACCCAGACCCGCGCCGAGATGATCGACACCCTGGCGTACGCGCTGGGTGGCCGGGCCGCCGAGGAGCTCGTCTTCCACGAGCCCACCACCGGCGCCGGCAACGACATCGAGAAGGCGACCGGCCTGGCCCGCGCCATGGTCACGCAGTACGGCATGAGCTCCAAGCTCGGCGCGGTGAAGTACGGCACCAGCAACGACGAGCCGTTCCTGGGCCGCAACATGGGCCACGAGCGGGACTACTCGGACGCGGTCGCCGCCGACATCGACGCCGAGGTGCGTGCCCTGATCGAGCTGGCCCACGACGAGGCCTGGGAGATCCTGGTCGAGTACCGCGACGTGCTGGACAGCATGGTCCTCGAGCTGATCGAGAAAGAGACGATCACCCGCGAGGACATGGACCGGATCTGCGCCCGGGTGGCGAAGCGTCCGCCGATGTCGCCGTTCAACGGGTTCGGCAAGCGCCTGCCGTCCGAGGCTCCGCCGGTGCTCACCCCGGCCGAGCGGGACAAGCTGAAGGCACAGGCCGAGTCGGACGGTCAGCTCGCCGTCGGGCCGAACGCCAACGGCGCCGCGGAAGGCAGCAACTGA
- the hpt gene encoding hypoxanthine phosphoribosyltransferase translates to MADGSWYDADIDHVIISEEQIREKIDELAKQVSVDHADATDGILLVCVLKGAVMFMADFARSLGRHGPSTEMEFMAVSSYGQGTTSSGVVRILKDLDRDIAGRHVLVVEDIVDSGLTLSWLMKYLESRQPASVEVVALFRKPDAVKVQVPVRYVGFDIPNEFVVGYGLDFAERYRELPYVGVLKPEVYARS, encoded by the coding sequence ATGGCTGATGGCTCTTGGTACGACGCCGACATCGACCACGTGATCATCTCGGAGGAGCAGATCCGCGAGAAGATCGACGAATTGGCGAAGCAGGTCTCGGTGGATCACGCTGACGCCACCGACGGCATCCTCCTGGTCTGCGTGCTGAAGGGCGCGGTCATGTTCATGGCCGACTTCGCCCGCTCGCTGGGCCGGCACGGACCGTCCACCGAGATGGAGTTCATGGCGGTCTCCTCCTACGGGCAGGGCACCACCTCGTCCGGCGTGGTGCGGATCCTGAAGGACCTGGACCGGGACATCGCCGGCCGGCACGTGCTGGTGGTCGAGGACATCGTGGACTCCGGGCTGACCCTGTCCTGGCTGATGAAATACCTCGAGTCGCGGCAGCCGGCCAGCGTCGAGGTGGTCGCCCTGTTCCGCAAGCCGGACGCGGTGAAGGTGCAGGTGCCGGTCCGCTACGTGGGCTTCGACATCCCGAACGAGTTCGTGGTCGGTTACGGACTGGACTTCGCGGAGCGTTACCGCGAGTTGCCGTACGTGGGGGTGCTGAAGCCGGAGGTCTACGCCCGTAGCTGA
- the tilS gene encoding tRNA lysidine(34) synthetase TilS gives MARIPAPVAAIRTAVRRGLADLPADALVLVACSGGADSLSLAAAARFTTARVGLVTVDHGLQEGSDRRARSVAAWARDAGFDPVRVATVTVAGLPGGPEAAARSARYTALESAAGELGAAAVLLGHTRDDQAETVLLALARGAGPRGLAGMPERRGVFRRPLLDVARADTRKACAALGLAPWEDPHNTDPAYARSRVRGTALPTLVGALGPAVVGNLARTAALVAADNAALDELAVAALEQARSAAGLSVPALAGLPAAIRGRVLHRWARELGAPGGALAYPHVTALDALVTGWRGQGPAFLPAGIAVARRGSDLVRVVPTHIK, from the coding sequence GTGGCCCGGATCCCGGCCCCGGTCGCCGCGATCCGCACGGCGGTCCGGCGCGGCCTGGCCGACCTGCCGGCCGACGCGCTCGTGCTGGTCGCCTGCTCGGGCGGCGCCGACTCGCTGTCGCTGGCCGCGGCGGCCCGGTTCACCACCGCCCGGGTCGGGCTGGTCACCGTGGACCACGGCCTGCAGGAGGGGTCGGACCGGCGGGCCCGGTCGGTGGCCGCCTGGGCCCGGGACGCCGGCTTCGACCCGGTGCGGGTCGCCACCGTCACGGTCGCCGGGCTGCCCGGCGGTCCGGAGGCGGCCGCCCGGAGCGCGCGCTACACGGCGCTGGAGTCGGCCGCCGGCGAGCTGGGCGCGGCCGCGGTGCTGCTCGGGCACACCCGCGACGACCAGGCCGAGACGGTGCTGCTGGCGCTGGCCCGGGGCGCCGGGCCGCGCGGGCTGGCCGGGATGCCGGAGCGGCGCGGGGTGTTCCGCCGGCCGCTGCTCGACGTGGCCCGCGCGGACACCCGCAAGGCGTGCGCCGCGCTCGGGCTGGCGCCCTGGGAGGACCCGCACAACACCGACCCGGCGTACGCCCGCTCCCGGGTCCGTGGCACCGCGCTGCCCACCCTGGTCGGTGCGCTGGGTCCGGCCGTGGTGGGCAACCTGGCCCGGACCGCCGCGCTGGTCGCCGCGGACAACGCGGCGCTGGACGAGCTGGCCGTCGCGGCCCTGGAGCAGGCCCGGTCGGCGGCCGGGCTGTCGGTGCCGGCGCTGGCCGGGTTGCCCGCCGCGATCCGCGGCCGGGTGCTGCACCGGTGGGCGCGGGAGCTGGGGGCGCCCGGCGGCGCGCTGGCGTACCCGCATGTGACCGCCCTGGACGCGCTGGTGACCGGCTGGCGCGGGCAGGGGCCGGCGTTCCTGCCCGCCGGGATCGCGGTGGCGCGGCGGGGGAGTGACCTCGTTCGGGTGGTTCCGACCCATATCAAGTGA